A segment of the Solea solea chromosome 14, fSolSol10.1, whole genome shotgun sequence genome:
GTCACCAAAGTCTTTAAAGTACTGGAGGAAATCAGAAAAGACagtgagagaagaaagaaagaaaactttcTGTTATAATCATTAATTAACATCACAGTCTCAGGGTCTAAAAATGCTAAATATTATACAGTTTGTTCAACTGTGCATCTTTTCTGCCACTGCTCTGACTCATTCTTAGCACCTCGCTGGTTGTAAAACAGATCCTCTCACCCTCCTCCACTCTTTGGCGCATTTTCTCCACTATTCATTTTCTCCATTCGATGAACTTTGTTTCCtaacaaaatgttatttctcCAATAAAATGACAGTGGAAATGAAACTATCTGTACATAACTGTGGCACACAGACAGCAATCAATGACGGGTAATGTGATATAATGGGCTATTCAATTTAACAATCCCCTTCAGCCTTTGGCTGTGTTTCGATTACCAGGCTTAAGTGAATTTTATCAAATTCTCTTATGACAATGTGACCCAAATCAGATTTTGTCAGGGCTGCGAGGACACAGAAATCTGATCGcaattttccattttcaaatcaaatctttCGACCTCAGTGTGTGGTCCTacatcaaatatatatatgtatatccgATATATGGCGACATAATGAAAATGGTCATATCAGAATCCATGGAATAGACTGTTACACCATCGACGAGCACCATGGAAGCTTGATAAAATCCAACAATGGATAAGAGTGTCGTTCTCTAGAGCTCAATCTCACTGATACATTTGCAACAATAGCGTCCATTGCTGAATTTCCCTAGGTATCAATAAAGCTATTTTATCAGCGGCTGGTCATCTGAACATAGTCACTGTGTCCATCTCCACCTTGCTGAAGTGCTTGAAGATGTCAGTGGCGGCAGTGAGGTCCAGCACCCCATAGATGACCAGCTTACAGTAGCCAGCCAGCTGGTTGCGTTTCCTTTGGagaaggattattttcatctcTTCCTCACCCTCGactacagagaagagcagaaaaaggacagaaatgagaagaaaatgtgatCAAAGACAGAGGCTAGTTGGGGATTGGCGGTTCATTGTCCATCCATCAATTTTCTACCACTACATTCTCACAAAAAAGGCTCTCAGTTGAACCAGGATCCAAACAAAGATCTGGTATTTAAACTGAGCTTTTCCATAAAATGAACATATGTGGATATCACCATTCAGATAACATCTGTAACCTTGTTGTCACTAACTCAAAAGTGTTTTGGAAACACCACAGTTATATGTGCACCATTACTAACACCAAGTCAGTCTtgattattcatatttattttgcagTGAATACAGAGAGTAATCAGAATAAAGGATGTACAATGTAACAAAAGACAGCGGCAGTATGTGATGTCACCCAGACTTACCGTTGATCTCGGCATTGTCCGAGTCGGTGAAGACGAAGTCCAGTAAGAAAGCAGCCATCTCAGAGCGCAGGGAATCGGAGGGAATGTGCACCAGTGTGTGGAGAGCAGGTTCAGAGCGGACTGAACGCGTACTGTACAACAGCAGCAGGTCACACAGTAGCTCGAATGCCTGTGAATGGAAAGACAGACCATCCACAATATACTGGCTCTCAGTAAAGATTTCTATCAATGTGATATTAAGGCTAATGTTactattattttaatgtaacaCATGTTACATTATGGCCactgttcatttaaaatgcattttcataaataacatcTCATTGACTATTGCAGGTTTCTGCTACTGTTCCCTCTCTgtttcactttcacacacacaaagagttcAGATTTGAAATGTGATAGACTCCAACCAAATCAGTAAAATTAAGCCTATGGATATTTGAGTAGCACAAAATTACCTGATCTCTGATTTCAGTTTGGGTCAGAGACAAACAGATCTGACAGACTCTGCAGAACAAACGCACATCCCTCTTCAAATTCCTCAGTTCGGCCTGGAACATAAAGTAAGAGGAGAACAAAGAGCACAGATAGAGATACAATCAATTCATCAGGTACAATGTGCTACTACGAGTTTGGACAGAACTGCCTTAATTCTCCGTGGCATAGATTCAACAATGTGCTGGATTATGTGGATTTTGGAGACCTTGGTCCATACTGACATGATTGAATTACACAGTTGCTGCAGATTCATGAGAATTTCCCAATCCACCACATCCCAAAGTAAATGAGAACCAGTGATAGTGCAGGTCATTGAGTCtttgttaaagaaaaacacaagaaacagacATTAAAAGAGCGAACCGGGAAATAAATATGTGAGTGTCTTTGCAAACTTGGATGCAAATTAACAGATTGCCGTGTTAAATGCCTGCTGTCAGTGCATCTGGTGGACAACACAGGACAGAAGAGCTTCACCGCCACACAGGATGGCCAACAACATGGGTCGGCTGTGAGGTGACATTGGAGTATTATTCAGCCAACGAACAGCATAAAAAGCTGAGAGAAGGTCAaaccatttcaaaacaaaacaaaaacagttttctcTTTTACAACAACAGATGCATAGTCTACCTCAGCTGGCTTGGAGTTGACCGCATTAACTTTGGCCCACATCAAGTGGAAAGATGCACACCTCAGAGCTGACACCATGAGCTGAAATTACAcagaaatatgttaaaaaaaagagagactttGCTGCAATCTGCTAAAACCGTTTCACTTATCTGTTCCAAGCTTACAGTTATTGTGCTAAACTTTAATTGAAAATACCTCGATTAAGACATCTTCTTTGGTGCAATCAAACATGTGACTCAAATTTTTTATTGGATTCTTGATTTTAACAAGACTGGAGAAAACTGAGGTggcattaatttaattttcttttactttttttgtctgtattgtttatcatagaaaaaaacacaaacctctgtgtCAAGCTCTCTTGACTCCAGCTTGCTGTTCAGCAGTTTAACACAAGAGTCAAAGAGCTTCCAGCCTGTTGGGTCTTTGGCACTGGACGagcacacacaggacacacagatataacttcagtttttaaaaatacaacaaaaaaaaaacacagatactTTGTGTATAATAAGAATGTTCATGTACCCGCTCAAAGCAGCAATCCTTTTCAAGGCAGTGGCTGCACTGTATGCATCATTGTCATCTGCAGTGCCCTAGGTGCACAAACACAGGCTATtattagatattgagaaaattGCTTTATGACAGCAACCAGTGTTAAAAAGTAATGTTTGGAGTCTTTGAAAAACTTGCAATCCCATGTTTATTGTGTTCCGTAGACTTCAATTACACAACACATAGATTTGGTTCATTTTAGCAATATCCCAGAGTGATCAGTTCATTTTGATAAACCTGGAGCATGTGTGCCTGCATTTACATACAACACGTGCCATATTTGTCTGCATGAAAAAACCAACACCGTCACCCACCTGCAGCAGGTCACATAAGTGCATGTTGAAGCACTCAGTCAGGTCGTCCAATAGCTGGCTGAAGGCCAAGTGTGCTCGGGAGGAGAACGTGTAAGCGTTGGAGCAAAGCGCGGCGGCCAGGTTGGTGCAAGCCTCCAAAACAGCGACATCTGTGTGCTTCTCCACTATACCACATACCTGGGACAACAGCTGGTCCAGATGCTGAACAGGGAAGAGGTGAGTGAAAATGGGAAGAACGGAGGAAAACgaagataaataaaatagtaGAACATATATTATCCTTGTTCATTTATAGTGGTAACTCCCACCAGAAGCAGTAATGAGTTTTTATATTTGAGTACTTTAAGAGCTCAGCTTCTCGTATAAGTGGGAGAGACTATGTGGGTGcacgttttttttgtcacattaaaaTGAGCCACTCTTTTATACCGTTGGCCCACCTCACTGCTGTAATGCATGCAAACCCACTGTGCACTTTAACACCACTTGCTCACTTTCATTGTCTCTAAAACCTCTTGTGGTGATGGTTTCCCCCAAAACATGAGAAcaaagtgtgtatttattttaattcatttacacTCCCTGCTGGTTTTCCATTACGAGCCTGCCACATCAGCAACGCTCCATCATCTGCCACAGATGAGCTCATTACCAATTCACTTcagaaagagaggaaattaaAGTGTGTATATGAGGACAATGTGAAAAGTTctatgtcaataaaaaaaaaactactattttgataattatttAGCAGTTATTTATGCTTCTTTAATGTGTATAAgttctggtgtttgtgtattgaATGTCTtcgggtttgtggacaaaacataacattttgggattaatcaataattgaaataattgttagctgcagccctaataCACACAAGTTCTCATCCTGGAATTAGAGTTTAGTAATTTAACTTATAGTCaagtaaatattatattaaagttTGGGTTTATTTTTCTTGCAGTGCTCCTACCTTCTCCAGCCACTGAGCGCTGTTATACATGTCCAGATTGAAGTAGAGCGGAGCTTTGAGAAGGGCGGTCATCTTCCCAGCATCTGCAGAGTACTGACGGTCCgagagggaaggaggagaaAGTACAAGGtcactgttatttttttaaaacatgaatgtaGACACTTCACATAAAGAATTTGATCTTCATTTTGACATACAACTCCTCAGAGAAGAAATAACTGCTTAATCCTGTAGCATCATGCATTGTAACTGAACATTAGTCATGTGCAGTACCTTAGTCAGCAGTGACGACAGTAAAGGGATGAAGTGTGTGGTGATTCTTCTCCTGTCTTTCTCCTGGATCTTCTTATCCTTCATACTAAGGATCTAAGCACACATACATATTCAGTGAACTTCACTAGGGCAGCAGTTAAGACTTACATATGCACATGTATAAGTGCATGTAAATacttaaaatgcatttttttcaaatatccGTTAATGCATTTATATGcagctgtatatatatatatatataaatatagtatTTATATTATCCTTAATTATATGGCTAGATATTCACTTTGCAGTATTATTAGATGCTGGTAGAAATATAATTGGTTACCGTGTCTTAAAATTCCAGCGTTTAAtggcagaaataaaaacattttagtgCTCATTGCCTCACAATGGGCCTTTAATGTGTGCCCTCTACAATGGCTATGCTTTTCAGAGGCCACCATCTTACACTACCAGGCTGGCTCGTATACATTAAATTGGCTGTAACAGAATGAATGcaacattttgtctttaaagACAATGATACAGTCCATGTTTCTCAATGAGATCTGACCGAAGACTGAGGTAATGGAGCATCAAATTAAGGAGACACTTTCACACATACTGGATAATCCTGGGTCATTGTGGCTTATCTCATTATTTCTTTTCGGTGCTGCAGAGTGTAATAGTTGCAGCTTTTAAACCATCACTTTGATTGTGTTCGATATCACGtacaacacatatatatatatatatatatatatatatatatatatacacatatatatacacacacacacatttgtataaataaaacaagcagtATGCATGTGTCTGTCACCACCTTCTTGGCCTGAGTTCTCCCAACAGGTGGGGTTGCCTGTGCTGCCTGTCTCATAGCACACATCATAACCTCAATGAGagccccctcctcctcatccatcAGCACTAACAACACAAGAATCAGGAGTGGGTGATGGTTGAAACGACACACAGCAGGAGCACAGAAGAAGGAGCAGACTCTCGAAGCAGGAGCAAActtgacattttatttgcacTGTGATAGGAAAGATTTATTACTTTGACTCTGTGTACCCAGTCTAATTTGATTCCTCTCACCAGCCTCATGTAGCAAGAATGCTGTCATAGTGTCCCAGTCTCTCAGCTCAGATCCTGCCACACCCCATAGACTGTCTACCAGGTACGCACCATGCTCATGAAACTaccaaagaacaaaagaaaagatttaCCCCTACTGTACATTAAGACATTCATCACATTGTTAAATTAccgaaaaagacagagagagacagacatacCTCACTCTGAATGTAGAAGGAGATGAGAATTTGAAAGAAGGCTTCATTTTCACTTGTTTTACTCCCCTGGTTTTTACTGGAAACCACACTTttcagtctgacacacacacagacagataacacacaaaaaagattaaattaTAGTAACCAAAGATAAACAACCAAGTAATTATAGATAAGATAGACTTAAAAACATATTGATTTGGTGTgcaggaataaataaaatgcttaattgcaaataaaataactaCCATATACATAGGGAAACAGTTAACACTGCTTGTTCATGTAAAAAATAGTGACTGTGTGCTTTGGAATAATGATGTTTTACTTTAAGCTGTCCTAAAAATCACTGCAAGGTTTAATTATTTTCCTCTTGGTAGAAAAAgcaatgaataaatgtttgtcAAGTTCATAgtaagtcacacacacacaaagcaataCATTAGTCCGTGGCAAAAAGAAAGGGACAGAGGAAGATGTACTTGTTGTAGAGAAAAGCTCCGGCTGCAGACGCCAGGCCTCGATGTGAGGCGTAAACCAGGGGATAGATGTGGCCGCATTCCTCCTCTGTGAGTGCTTCTTCTGTCCTCctgcaacatgaaaacaaagaaacagattCAAGGTCGCCagattttcacattaaaaaccaaggtgaaaaaaaaacacattgcaaAGCCATGTTAAGACAGCAGCCCAGTTAGACAATCAAGAGCatgcatttcatgttttaaaaggGAGCTtactatagaaataaaaaagaggaaCAATGATCTCTCTGGTAAGTGAAGGCCACCAGATCCCAGAGGGATAAAAGAAGTCGTCCTCTATTTCTTACAATCCGCAGCCTTAggatgtcaccaattcttccACACTAACATTCTGTATTGATATTTCACTGGAATTATCTGGCAGACTAAAAGCACCacaggactttaaaaaaaaaaaaaaaaaaaaacgattatGTTCTGCCATTGTTGAGAAACTATGCTTAGAATCACTGGAGAACAAGGATGTATTTGTGGTGCTTATCTACTTTGAGTTTATTTTGTTTGGCTGAGTGTGCGACAATTTTCCAGACaataaatgtttcacattttttatttctcaatcaGAGATTTGAAGCAAAAGCCTCAGACCTGTAAACCTCTGGCATTTACTatgtaaacaacattaacatCAAACTCtgtatcataataataactaatGTTCCGGGGAGGCATGTAGACTTGGTCAAAATTACACATAATCTATCTCTAGGTTTCACAAagaatggtctgaaaaagagaaaatacaatGACAAGTGAgtatagatgcactgtatgaatgtgtgtgtatgtgtaaatagCAAAACCATAGtataaagagaataaaaatggctatttaaatcataaaaataaaatatatcacattGGGCATGTTTTAATCCACTAAAATGAAATATCTGCACCATATGTTGACAGACAATGGCAATGAAAAAccaccagagacagagagaaaatgcCTCACTGTTGGATCAGCAGCAACAAATTGACCACTTCCAGTGCCACGTCTGGGTCTTTGTCCAGCACCATGCTGAGCATCCTCTCctaaacacacattaaaattagtagaggcacacacacatatcagacGAATGTAGGATCAGGCACGCAGACAAACAAGGCATAAACAGGACTTGCATGAATGTACCCAtatatgcacaaacacacaaacccattGATTAGCCACAAAGCTGCAGCATTATAGAAACATTTATCTGCTGCGGCACATGTGGCTTAagaggtttttttgtgtttgagaaGTGCTTATTAACCATCGGTAACGGGCAGCAATTAAAACACCCAGACAAAGGAAGACATTCTAACActcaaaaaaaagacagacaggggaacaaaaaaataaatacgcTGAAAcattacatacaaaaaaaactgaaggagacagacagatgggGGGAAAAGGGAGAAAACAGGAATTAAATGAGGTGCGAGTCCAATCCAGTGGGATATCTCACTTTAAATCTGCTGGTGAAAAGCTCCAGGCGGTCAATGAATCCCATCTCTTGGTACAGACCCTGCAGGGCACGCACACAATGCAGACGCACTGGACTTTGCTGAGGTaaagaagaggagagttcaGTTGCACACTTTCTCTTTGATTGCATACAGACTAATTCCCAAGTCTGTTTCCTAGTGAAAATTACTCTTTGAGCAAGTGTGGGTATGTACTCCTTGAGTCTGTGTGCAGATATTCTACTACTGTTTAACAACTGTATAACTGGAACATTAACAATTCCCCAGTCATTCTGTCTCTGAGATACATGGTGTTGCACATTTAACTTTGTAATTCGTTTTCAACTGTGTAGTCCTATTGGTTTCCAACCTTATCATTCAGGGTCCACCCCAGGTATTTGAGACAACCATCATTCAGGAACTGTTCGGGATTTGTCTTCAGCCACACACCCAACTCGTCGATACACGCCATCCGGATCTCAGAAAGTCGGTCCCGGTAGCGATGCACAAACACTCCACGGAAGCCGATGTTCATCATAGAGGAAAGCTCCTCTCTTTTTTCCAGCAGCTAGGACATAaatcataaatgaataaatcagcaACTTAGTCACACAAAATCAAGTGCATGTCTTTACAGTACAGTGGTTTACCTGGGGCAATATATTACTGTTTCACTACGAATTATCATCGTAGACGAGGGGTATTATTGCCAATGACCAACTAGaacctctttaaaaaaaggtaTAAGTAAAGAGatgaataaatatattaaaataaacatatatattcaGCCATTTTATTACATAGAACACACTAAAGTGGCAGGAGTAGCACCACGAGTGGTCTTCAGCCCATTCTTGGTAAATCAtagagatgtttgtgtgtgaaaatcagagtagatcagcagtttctgaaataatcaggccaacaaccatgccacattcaaagtcactgaaatcacctttcttccccaGTTGAACAGGAGTTCCTAATGAAGTGTATTATGGGGAAGTGTATGAGTGTATTACagtttaaatcattaaaaagctCTGCTCCTCTGCAATGTTCTTTTTTATAACTttgcatgaaaaacaaaatcatccaCAAATTCCCCATTAGGTCAATGTCAATTCATCTACTTAATGTCCTGAGATAAAGTGAGTGCAttgatgcttgtgtgtgtatatgtaggTGTCACCTCAGTGATGGTGGCCTGCAGCTCCTCCAGTCTGTCAGTGGCTTTGTCATTCGCCCTCTTGCTGTTTTCCACGTCGTAACGCCGCTGGGTGGTCTGCATCTGTGTCTGCACCGTCACAGCTACATCCACCACACCAGTCATCAGCTTCATGgctaatttaaaataaagacacaggTGGACATAGTCAACTGGGAGACTATAGTATCTTCTAGAAAATAACctaaatgatttaaaacaaactgttcTTGGAAAATGCAGACTGTCAATTTTAATAGCCAGTTTTCACTAATTAGGTTTACCAGTTTTTCAAaagattttacagttttaattatGCCGCACTTGCACGTGcagtcacatttacacaaagaCTTAATTGTACTAATCACATTATGGATTAACTGTTGTATATAATTCTGTAGCTTGGATGAGAGACAGGAACAAATTATGAGGTTAAGCAGGGTGTGCAGAAGACAAAacgaaacaacaaaagaaagctGTGTAGCAGAAGTACGTtctgggaaaaacaaaagaacctGTCTagcaaataaaacatgtgtcagCTGAATGGAGCAATTTATTCTGAGGCccagaaaagcagaaaaaagggCTCTGGTGTCACAATCATGGAGTGTATGGGTTTTCACCACCATTTATTAAGTGTCACTAATTTACATACCCATTTGCTATACCCATGTGCTTACCAAGCAAGGTGCTGGTGTGTCTGAAGGCTCGGACCTGGGAGTCTGAGAGGCCAGTGAGCAGGGACAGGAGAGAGTTGAAGAGGTATTCATCGTAAATTATGCTGTTCTGACAGGAGCGCACCAGAACCCGAGCAAACTCACACAGACCAGCTTTGAAAAGCTTCTGTTGCAGGCCTGGAGAGCTCAGAGGATAGTCCACTGTATCCTGGAGGAatatgacaaacaaaacaaaaggcatCAGCATCCGACTCCGTGCTTAGTGCAATTATGTCAATCAGAGGCCTGTGGTTTGTTCTGCTAAAGAAAAACATGCTAGTGGCAAAACAAAGTGATTAACGCATTAACGAGTCAATTTATCAGCATCAGATCTTAATTAGCATGTTCCATCATGCTGTACTACATCCGGAGAATCATAATCTCCTGGGACACTGAGGTAATTTGACTTTCTCAGTTAATTCAACAGGATTAtcaaaaatatgaaacaaatatCCTGAGCTACAGTATTCATTTCCTCACCTCATTGAACTCTTTTGTTAGTGTGCTGATGATCTCAGCATTCTGCATGCTGTCAAGCATCTCTCTACTAACAACACCtgtacaaaacaacaacaggtttATATATGAGCATACAAGAGCAGTAAAGCTGGTTCTTTCACTTCCCCTAAAAACATGTAATCACATTGTATGATTTCTTTCCGTTTTAATTCCACCCACACACAACAGCGATATACTGTGTTGTCGATGGGCAGGATTAACACAGCATCGTTGCATCGATAGCATGCCAGGAGATCAATATCAGACTGCTGATCATTGCCTGAGCTGAAATTGGAGAGATAAtctgttgacctttgacccacagCCCCCCAAACCGCTTCCTTCTTGACTGCTGACCTTTGCATCCACAGGACTGAACAATGAAGTTGATGAGCACCAGCAGCCCCATCTCTCGGCTTCGCTTGTAGCTGTCCAGCCATTCATCCACCACCGCCTTGAGATTGACAAGGAGACAACAGACAACGACAACGCTGCAGTCGCATTAAACGCTACATTACGAGTTCAGGCTTAATTTTCATACCTACCAGCTACCACTAGTattctatgttttattttgtaacataTGGGTGATTAATCCCcgtcttttatattttatgaccTTCCAGTTTGATTCACCAACtcttttacataattattttgTCAACCATTGCACTGCtatacatacaaaaacactCTTTCAACACATcttttgtgtttataaaaatgcaGATTAACTTAGAAATGCAGTAAATTACATGTgaaagaagaatgaaaaaaggtCTGATGCCAGAATTAACACCTCATTCGTTGTTGCTcaacactgttttgttttattcaagaTCTATCGAGTAGGGTTCCACTTTTCTAGTCCCCCCCAGAAGAGACTGGGCACAGGACAATAGTTGGGATGGACGTGTGCCGTCAATCATTGACTGCACAACCCAATGTGAGCACTCCTTCCTCTTTGCGTATCAAAGGCAATTCTGTAGGGTCACATCAGTCAGCCAAACTGACAACACATGATAATCTCCCTCACTGTCAGCTCTATAGAGGCTCGATTCTCCTTTCACTACACCTTCCTCCTTGAGCACCTCCCTCTTTTCATGCATTTATCTCTCAAAACCATTCCCCCTCTTCCTTCAATGTTTAGCTGAGGGTTTTGCTCACCACCATGGCACTCTTTCCAAAGCTGACTGCATCATAGAGGTCCTTTGCTGTAATGTCACGGTTTCCCTCATTCCCTCTTGATGCAGGTCTGGGGGAGACTGGCCTGGATGTCCCCCGAGACCTCTGCTGCTTAGAGGAGGGGTTGACAGGAGTGGGGCTGGAGCTATTATAGGGGCTCGAGGTCACCCTTGATGCAGCTTTACGCTTGGTTCTCTTGGGTGGCTTGAGATGAAAAGAGAGATGGAAGGGCAGCTCAGTGGGAGATTTAAAGTGAACTGATGCAGTCAAACAAATCAATGGCAGCTACAGCACAAAAGGTGTAGAATTGAACCAAACACCAACTTCACTTTTACTATATTCCACTTACGCCTTCTGACTCATTAACAATAAATTACAGCCACAGTGGCTGACAATGATAAAACTAGGCAAATTAATCAGAACCTGCAACTACTTTCTGGTCAGAAATCTAAATGTGAgccatttaaataaaagataattCACCTGTGGCCCCAGTACAGCACGTTTTTTCCGCTTCTTTATGTTTATGGAGGTCTCATAATCACTGCCAGAGTCTGTGGAATCATCCAGCTCCTCAAGACTATGAAACAATGAAAGACACAGAATCAAGAAAATGTCCAGCATTGACAAATCATCATTATCTCAAAAAAAGGTTATATCTGCAGCTACATTTGTCCATCAAAGTGCAGAAcgacaataataaaacaagtggCTTCAATTTGAGTTTTAGTTGGACTTTAAAAtaagacatatttttattttcatcgaCTCATATTGTTTGTGAACAAACTACCAACTGGTGTCTGAAAGGTTGAGctaaaacagagacaaagataACTTTACCTTTCCATATCTGAGTTTTCAGACGACATTTGAGGGAGAAAGGCTGAAGGATGACTTTGAATCACTGGCTTGGCCGCACTTTgctagtacacacacacacacacacacaggcacgttAGCACCAAAACTAGCTAGCGCCTAGCATGAACTGGTTATTAACACAGTCGGTTGGGACAGTATTTTAAACGTCTAAAATCGACCAACAACAACATACGACTAACAGACATGTCTAACATGATTATGATAAGCACATACGACCCgaaatatttgatttaaaaaaaaaaaactgcgtcCGATAATGGATCTTATAGTTAGCTGTGTCTTAGCAGAAGATCTCAAACATCTAAGAGACGTTTAAGTAAGCTTTAAAGACAATTAATATTCAGTAATCATTACCAACACACCAACTATACATCAGCTATCAGTTCGATTATTAATATGTGTGTACCTTCCTTTATTGGTTTATCggtgcttttttttgctttcttcaaCATCCGGTCAGAAACAAGGGCGCAAAAGTTTTTTCCAAAGTGATTCTGGACGTTGATTGGTCGTTGCCGTGGCGCATTCGGTAAGTTATGGTCATTTACAACACACAGTTATTCACCGAAGTCCAATTAAATGATGCATATGGCAAgcggttttaacatttaaacggTAGACATGATATTCACAGAAGTATCTGCAACGTCATCCTTACGAGTCAAAACACAGTTTCAAACTACGGTCTTTTTAGATAactgtaattcagtttttacgagccaaaatgacgtcacttttgccattcatgtgtatggggtttATAGATATCTCTAATTCCAGTTCCAGACATAACTATAAATCATTATGAGTAGTCATAATTCAATTTCAAGATATCCTTATTTATCCTTAGTTGAATATATCTACATTGTCCTTTTTAGATACCTTGAATTAAGTTTCAGATAGTCATACTGACATTGTAGATATCTATGACTAACCTCGCACACATGAATGCCAAAAGTGACGTCATTATGCCTAGTAAAAACTGATTTGCAGATAttttaaactgcagctgtgactagtaagaatgacatcgcagatatatatatacaacaacaattcatactaGCCACAATGagtcacagatatctgtaatggTAATTCCAGATAGTCAAACTTGgcaattaaatgttgaaaaggTACAGGACCACACctgtataatattatttttcctGACTCTTCCTCTGCAAAATGTCCTTATTGAAGTCTGTCTGCCaactgtctgtcagtctgtccagttTTTAGGACCCTGGGGTGTTTGTCTCAGCTGCTGCCCACCCGCCTCACCCAAcacctcacc
Coding sequences within it:
- the LOC131472138 gene encoding cohesin subunit SA-1 isoform X2, coding for MSSENSDMESLEELDDSTDSGSDYETSINIKKRKKRAVLGPQPPKRTKRKAASRVTSSPYNSSSPTPVNPSSKQQRSRGTSRPVSPRPASRGNEGNRDITAKDLYDAVSFGKSAMVAVVDEWLDSYKRSREMGLLVLINFIVQSCGCKGVVSREMLDSMQNAEIISTLTKEFNEDTVDYPLSSPGLQQKLFKAGLCEFARVLVRSCQNSIIYDEYLFNSLLSLLTGLSDSQVRAFRHTSTLLAMKLMTGVVDVAVTVQTQMQTTQRRYDVENSKRANDKATDRLEELQATITELLEKREELSSMMNIGFRGVFVHRYRDRLSEIRMACIDELGVWLKTNPEQFLNDGCLKYLGWTLNDKQSPVRLHCVRALQGLYQEMGFIDRLELFTSRFKERMLSMVLDKDPDVALEVVNLLLLIQQRTEEALTEEECGHIYPLVYASHRGLASAAGAFLYNKLKSVVSSKNQGSKTSENEAFFQILISFYIQSEFHEHGAYLVDSLWGVAGSELRDWDTMTAFLLHEAVLMDEEEGALIEVMMCAMRQAAQATPPVGRTQAKKILSMKDKKIQEKDRRRITTHFIPLLSSLLTKYSADAGKMTALLKAPLYFNLDMYNSAQWLEKHLDQLLSQVCGIVEKHTDVAVLEACTNLAAALCSNAYTFSSRAHLAFSQLLDDLTECFNMHLCDLLQGTADDNDAYSAATALKRIAALSGAKDPTGWKLFDSCVKLLNSKLESRELDTELMVSALRCASFHLMWAKVNAVNSKPAEAELRNLKRDVRLFCRVCQICLSLTQTEIRDQAFELLCDLLLLYSTRSVRSEPALHTLVHIPSDSLRSEMAAFLLDFVFTDSDNAEINVEGEEEMKIILLQRKRNQLAGYCKLVIYGVLDLTAATDIFKHFSKYFKDFGDIIKETVSKSKLINPVQSAKTVCLSLQQLFSEMLTEVYSTQELIEIRDVGKRLAMSFGIDLQRVRKPMVALHRDGIDFSFRDQQEGKQQLQNVVFLEILSEFSLKLLPQDCTMLAAYLKSVCPSAALSWPSVGVYQRSLETRSTRPREQEKGDAFSTHETPVAKRKRTTTRVSSGAKGSFLDSSSISSNIPTPALTSTMLKQPARQLTSRQLPTRARRATTTDVSSGITELESEDEFSAGSHMRRVKPVKRRSFTSNQTDPILNQPDLIPHVNLLSLIEDDEAESGDEAEIEEYESDSDHQSSYALPSTRHTSISVLDELFD